One window of Leptotrichia hongkongensis genomic DNA carries:
- a CDS encoding dihydrolipoamide acetyltransferase, whose product MENNELRATPAARKLAQQMGLDLFLVKGSGANGRVHKEDVETFKFENHIRISPLARKIALDHNIELESVVGTGYNGKIMRDDILKLIAKPQETEDLARHEKAVVAEEKAVAQQDIEIVPMSAMRKVISKRMTESYLTAPTFALNYEIDMTEAIALRKKILDTILESTGKKITITDIISFAVIKTLLKHKFVNSSLSEDGTQIILHNYVNLAIAVGFDGGLLVPVVKGADKMTLSELVVESKKIVKKALDMKLTPDEQSGSTFTISNLGMFGVQSFNPIINQPNSAILGVSSTVEKPVVVNGEITVRPMMTLTLTIDHRVVDGLAGAKFMQDLKNALENPISLLI is encoded by the coding sequence ATGGAAAATAATGAGTTAAGAGCTACTCCTGCAGCACGTAAATTAGCACAGCAGATGGGACTTGATCTTTTTCTTGTGAAAGGTAGTGGAGCAAACGGACGTGTTCATAAGGAAGATGTAGAAACATTTAAATTTGAAAATCATATTAGAATATCGCCACTTGCAAGAAAGATTGCGTTGGATCATAACATTGAGCTGGAAAGTGTTGTTGGGACAGGATACAATGGAAAAATAATGCGAGATGATATTTTGAAATTGATTGCTAAGCCACAGGAAACGGAAGATTTGGCAAGACATGAAAAAGCTGTTGTCGCAGAAGAAAAAGCAGTTGCACAGCAGGATATAGAAATTGTGCCAATGTCAGCAATGAGAAAAGTTATTTCAAAACGTATGACAGAAAGTTATCTAACAGCACCTACATTTGCACTTAATTACGAAATTGACATGACAGAAGCTATTGCACTAAGAAAGAAAATACTTGATACAATTTTGGAAAGTACAGGAAAGAAAATTACAATAACAGACATTATTTCATTTGCAGTTATAAAAACTTTGTTAAAGCACAAGTTTGTAAATTCAAGTTTGTCAGAAGATGGGACACAGATTATTCTGCATAATTATGTAAACTTGGCGATTGCAGTAGGATTTGACGGTGGACTTCTTGTGCCAGTTGTAAAAGGTGCAGATAAAATGACACTTAGCGAATTAGTTGTTGAATCTAAGAAGATAGTGAAAAAAGCATTGGATATGAAGTTGACACCTGATGAGCAAAGTGGAAGCACATTTACAATAAGTAATCTTGGAATGTTTGGAGTACAAAGCTTTAACCCGATAATAAATCAGCCAAATTCAGCAATCTTGGGAGTTTCTTCTACAGTTGAAAAGCCTGTTGTTGTAAATGGTGAAATTACAGTTCGTCCAATGATGACTTTGACACTTACAATCGATCACAGAGTGGTAGATGGACTTGCTGGAGCTAAATTTATGCAGGATTTGAAAAATGCTTTGGAAAATCCAATTTCTTTGTTAATTTAA
- a CDS encoding alpha-ketoacid dehydrogenase subunit beta, translating into METKLMSVKEAIITAMSEEMRRDENVFLMGEDVGIFGGDFGTSVGMLDEFGPERIKDTPISESAISGAAVGAAMTGLRPIVDVTFMDFIVYMMDNIVNQAAKTRYMFGGKGQVPVTFRCAAGSGVGSAAQHSQSLESWFTHIPGVKVVAPGTPADVKGLLKSAIRDNNPVIFLEYKAQYNMKGEVPTDPEFVIPLGKGEIKKEGKDITIVTYGRMLERVMKAAEIVEGEGISVEVVDPRTLVPLDKEIILNSVKKTGRVILVNDAHKTSGFIGEISAIISESDTFDYLDHPIVRLAGEDVPIPYNHTLETAMVPSVEKIVEAIRKVKNKQ; encoded by the coding sequence ATGGAAACAAAGTTGATGTCTGTAAAAGAGGCAATTATTACAGCAATGTCGGAAGAGATGAGAAGAGATGAAAATGTATTTTTAATGGGAGAAGATGTAGGAATTTTTGGAGGGGATTTTGGAACATCAGTTGGAATGCTGGATGAATTTGGGCCAGAAAGAATAAAAGATACTCCAATTTCAGAGTCGGCAATTTCTGGAGCTGCAGTTGGTGCTGCAATGACAGGGCTTCGTCCTATAGTTGATGTAACATTTATGGATTTTATCGTTTATATGATGGATAACATTGTAAATCAGGCGGCAAAAACTAGATATATGTTTGGTGGAAAAGGACAAGTGCCAGTAACATTCAGATGTGCGGCAGGTTCTGGAGTGGGTTCGGCAGCACAGCATTCACAGTCACTTGAATCTTGGTTTACTCATATTCCAGGAGTAAAAGTTGTTGCGCCAGGAACACCTGCGGATGTAAAAGGGCTTTTAAAATCAGCAATTCGTGATAATAACCCAGTAATTTTCCTTGAATATAAAGCACAATACAATATGAAAGGTGAAGTTCCTACAGACCCTGAATTTGTTATTCCTTTAGGAAAAGGTGAAATTAAAAAAGAAGGAAAAGATATTACAATTGTAACTTATGGAAGAATGCTGGAAAGAGTAATGAAGGCAGCAGAAATTGTAGAAGGTGAAGGAATTAGCGTAGAAGTTGTAGATCCAAGAACATTAGTTCCATTAGATAAGGAAATTATATTAAATTCTGTGAAAAAGACTGGAAGAGTAATTTTAGTAAATGATGCTCACAAAACAAGCGGGTTTATCGGAGAAATTTCTGCAATTATTTCAGAAAGTGACACATTTGACTATTTGGATCATCCAATAGTAAGATTAGCAGGGGAAGATGTACCAATACCTTATAATCACACTCTTGAAACAGCGATGGTTCCAAGTGTGGAAAAAATTGTAGAAGCAATTAGAAAAGTAAAAAATAAACAATAA
- a CDS encoding thiamine pyrophosphate-dependent dehydrogenase E1 component subunit alpha, translating to MELSKGKLLNIYERMLSIRNFDLKVNQLVKRGMVPGMTHLSVGEEAANVGAIAALNADDLITSNHRGHGQVIAKGIDLNGMMAEIMGKATGTCKGKGGSMHIADLESGNLGANGIVGGGHGMAVGAAYTQKVKNTGKIVVCFFGDGATNEGSFHEAMNLASVWNVPVIFYAINNGYGISTSINSVAKVEHLYQRAAAYGMPGYFIEDGNDVLSVYETFEKAVKDVREGKGPVFIESVTYRWFGHSSSDPGKYRTKEEVDEWKLKDPNLKFRNYLLENNIATEEELVELEEKSKKQIEDAVEFAKNSPEPTLESAFEDIFAN from the coding sequence ATGGAACTATCAAAAGGTAAATTGCTGAATATTTACGAACGAATGCTTAGCATTAGAAATTTTGATTTAAAAGTAAATCAGCTTGTGAAAAGAGGAATGGTGCCTGGAATGACACATTTGTCAGTAGGAGAAGAAGCGGCGAATGTTGGTGCTATTGCGGCATTGAATGCTGATGATCTTATTACATCTAATCACAGAGGACATGGACAGGTTATTGCTAAAGGGATTGACTTGAATGGAATGATGGCTGAAATTATGGGAAAGGCTACTGGAACTTGTAAAGGTAAAGGTGGTTCGATGCACATTGCTGATTTAGAAAGTGGAAACTTGGGAGCAAACGGAATTGTTGGTGGTGGACACGGAATGGCAGTTGGTGCAGCTTATACTCAAAAAGTAAAAAATACTGGGAAAATAGTGGTTTGCTTTTTCGGAGATGGGGCTACAAATGAAGGAAGCTTTCACGAAGCAATGAACTTGGCGTCAGTATGGAATGTACCTGTTATTTTTTATGCAATTAATAATGGATATGGAATAAGTACTTCAATTAATAGTGTTGCAAAAGTGGAGCATCTTTATCAAAGGGCTGCAGCTTATGGAATGCCAGGATATTTTATTGAAGATGGAAATGATGTTCTTTCAGTTTATGAAACTTTTGAAAAGGCTGTAAAGGATGTGAGAGAAGGAAAAGGACCTGTATTTATTGAAAGCGTAACTTACAGATGGTTCGGACATTCGAGTTCTGATCCTGGAAAATACAGAACAAAAGAAGAAGTTGACGAATGGAAGTTAAAAGATCCTAACTTAAAATTCAGAAATTACTTACTTGAAAATAATATTGCAACAGAGGAAGAATTAGTAGAGCTTGAAGAAAAATCAAAAAAACAGATTGAAGATGCAGTAGAATTTGCAAAAAATAGTCCAGAACCTACGTTGGAATCTGCATTTGAAGATATATTTGCGAATTAG
- the asnA gene encoding aspartate--ammonia ligase: MSSIIIPKNYDSKYGIMETEIAIKVAKDCFERELAKALDLTRISAPMFVRKSAGINDNLNGVERPVAFEMKEMPDTTLEIVHSLAKWKRIALKQYGVEAGKGIYTDMNAIRRDEDLDNTHSIYVDQWDWEKVISKEDRNLEFLKETVKKIYQVFLNTEKELTDKFSKFEKFLPKEVTFITSQELENLYPELTPNEREERFAKENGAVFIMQIGKMLNSGQRHDGRAPDYDDWELNGDLIMWNPVLDSSLELSSMGIRVDKEALERQLKELNLEERKNLDFHKMLLNDELPLTIGGGIGQSRICMFLLQKAHIGEVQASVWTPEIVKKCKENGINLLWY; the protein is encoded by the coding sequence ATGTCAAGTATTATAATTCCAAAAAATTATGATTCCAAATACGGAATTATGGAAACAGAAATTGCCATAAAAGTGGCGAAAGACTGTTTTGAGAGAGAACTTGCAAAAGCATTAGATTTAACAAGAATTTCAGCACCTATGTTTGTTAGAAAGTCTGCTGGGATTAATGATAATCTAAATGGAGTCGAACGTCCTGTGGCTTTTGAAATGAAAGAAATGCCAGATACTACATTGGAAATTGTGCATTCACTTGCAAAATGGAAAAGAATAGCATTAAAGCAGTATGGTGTAGAGGCTGGAAAAGGTATTTACACAGATATGAATGCCATTAGAAGAGATGAAGATCTAGATAACACTCATTCAATTTACGTGGATCAATGGGACTGGGAAAAAGTTATCTCAAAAGAGGATAGAAATTTAGAGTTTTTAAAAGAAACTGTAAAAAAAATCTATCAAGTCTTTTTAAATACAGAAAAAGAATTGACAGATAAATTTAGCAAATTTGAAAAATTTTTACCTAAGGAAGTAACTTTTATAACTTCACAAGAGTTAGAAAATTTATATCCTGAATTGACTCCAAATGAAAGAGAAGAAAGATTTGCAAAAGAAAATGGCGCAGTATTTATTATGCAAATTGGAAAAATGTTAAATTCTGGACAAAGACATGATGGGCGTGCTCCAGATTATGATGATTGGGAACTAAATGGAGATTTGATTATGTGGAATCCAGTTCTTGATAGTTCGTTAGAATTATCATCAATGGGAATCCGTGTAGATAAAGAGGCGCTAGAACGTCAATTGAAGGAATTGAACTTAGAAGAACGAAAAAATCTTGATTTTCATAAAATGCTTTTAAATGATGAATTACCGTTAACAATCGGTGGAGGAATCGGACAGTCGAGAATTTGTATGTTCTTGTTACAAAAAGCGCATATTGGAGAAGTTCAGGCTTCTGTTTGGACTCCTGAGATCGTAAAAAAATGTAAAGAAAATGGAATTAATCTTTTGTGGTATTAA
- a CDS encoding CapA family protein, producing MKKYLLLILFIILVSILAIIIINPNFKNFRNKFINFEKTTDIKKSNTQKNDKFDEKTEFTIIGVGDIMLGSNYPFEYLLPENDANILENTQNILKNADITAGNLEGTLFDTGGTPKSCNNPNVCYAFRMPSRYGTYLKQAGFDYLSIANNHSNDFGEIGIKETIKNLDNLGIKYSGIKNIAESTILEKNGKKFGFISFSPNSATVKLNDYNYAKKLISELKSKVDIVIVMFHGGAEGANAEHITKRHEIFHGEDRGNVYEFAHFAIDNGADVIFGQGPHVTRAVELYKNKFISYSGGNFATFGKINVSGSMGIAPIFKIKINNKGDFISGEIIPVRQTYRSLGPFIDSEKLAIKKIISLNKSDFPNGNGFSINEEGKINKNNDL from the coding sequence ATGAAAAAATATCTATTATTAATTTTATTTATTATTTTAGTTTCTATACTTGCAATAATCATAATAAATCCCAATTTTAAAAATTTTAGGAATAAATTTATTAATTTTGAAAAAACAACCGACATTAAAAAATCAAATACTCAAAAAAATGATAAATTTGATGAAAAGACAGAATTCACAATAATTGGCGTTGGAGATATAATGCTTGGATCAAATTACCCTTTTGAATATCTGCTTCCTGAAAATGATGCCAATATTCTTGAAAATACGCAAAATATACTGAAAAATGCTGACATAACTGCAGGAAATCTGGAAGGAACACTATTTGATACAGGCGGAACTCCCAAAAGCTGTAATAATCCAAATGTGTGTTATGCTTTTCGCATGCCTTCAAGATATGGGACATATTTAAAACAGGCTGGATTCGACTATTTGAGCATTGCCAATAATCACAGTAATGATTTTGGAGAAATCGGGATTAAGGAAACTATTAAAAATCTTGATAATTTAGGAATAAAATACTCTGGAATTAAAAATATTGCTGAAAGTACGATTTTAGAAAAAAATGGAAAAAAATTTGGATTTATTTCATTTTCTCCAAATTCAGCTACTGTAAAACTAAATGATTATAATTATGCAAAAAAACTTATTTCTGAATTAAAATCAAAAGTTGATATTGTAATTGTTATGTTTCACGGTGGAGCCGAAGGTGCTAATGCTGAACACATTACTAAAAGACATGAAATTTTTCATGGCGAAGATAGAGGAAATGTTTATGAGTTTGCCCATTTTGCTATAGACAATGGAGCTGATGTAATCTTTGGGCAAGGCCCTCATGTTACAAGAGCAGTCGAACTTTACAAAAATAAATTTATTTCATATAGTGGAGGAAATTTTGCAACTTTTGGAAAAATAAATGTTTCTGGTTCAATGGGAATTGCACCTATTTTTAAAATCAAAATAAATAATAAAGGAGACTTTATTTCTGGAGAAATTATTCCAGTAAGACAAACCTACAGAAGTTTAGGTCCTTTTATAGATTCAGAAAAATTAGCAATAAAAAAGATAATTTCCTTAAATAAATCTGATTTTCCAAATGGAAATGGGTTTTCTATCAACGAAGAAGGAAAAATTAATAAGAATAATGATCTATAG
- a CDS encoding efflux RND transporter periplasmic adaptor subunit — MRKKDEIIWIMPTIFIFIILFMIKFCTPKVNQKYVIEKITRENLELFVDMKGIVVAHNITKIGLDVNLSVDDVYYKAGDFVKKGDVIVKFSDYQKNGLNEKRTLLVIKNRELRNLEKQKELGADVSQKIQELSGEISGLEIEIKDEMRNTRLIQRSVRSPFDAYIVKINTVKGGIRNKNEPILILAKKEDLKIVSESLKSEKVKNLNIGDVAEISIFRRKDKKNGEEKTLEELIEMKNDKNKEILQDKDKTKKNSDLFSEKKVIEAELFKINKIGDMNVFEFLPTLFKDLFLNEQVDIRVIYKKKENILAIPKKAVIFKNQKNYIYLIDKNNLVKEKEVFIGMDNGEKIEIFGMDIGEGMEIIGNPDDKIGNNVIVERRNIKDEEIEKKKKLERLERENEKLGNRMNENEREIIRLKRK, encoded by the coding sequence TTGAGAAAAAAAGATGAAATAATTTGGATAATGCCCACAATTTTTATTTTTATTATTCTTTTTATGATAAAATTTTGTACTCCGAAAGTTAATCAGAAATATGTTATTGAAAAAATAACACGTGAAAATCTTGAACTTTTTGTGGATATGAAAGGAATTGTTGTTGCACATAATATTACTAAAATTGGACTGGATGTGAATTTATCCGTTGATGATGTTTATTACAAGGCTGGAGATTTTGTAAAAAAGGGCGATGTAATAGTGAAATTTAGCGATTATCAGAAAAATGGATTGAATGAAAAACGTACGTTATTAGTGATTAAAAATCGAGAATTACGAAATTTGGAAAAACAAAAGGAATTGGGAGCTGATGTTAGTCAGAAAATTCAGGAATTAAGCGGAGAAATATCAGGATTGGAAATTGAAATTAAAGATGAAATGAGAAATACAAGATTGATTCAGAGAAGTGTAAGAAGTCCATTTGATGCTTACATTGTGAAAATTAATACAGTGAAAGGCGGAATTAGAAATAAAAATGAGCCTATTTTGATTCTTGCAAAAAAGGAAGATTTAAAAATAGTTAGTGAAAGTTTGAAAAGTGAGAAAGTTAAAAATCTCAATATTGGTGATGTTGCCGAAATTAGTATTTTTAGGAGAAAAGATAAAAAAAATGGAGAAGAAAAAACACTTGAAGAATTAATTGAAATGAAAAATGATAAAAATAAGGAAATTTTGCAAGATAAGGATAAGACAAAAAAGAATTCAGATTTATTTTCTGAAAAAAAAGTTATTGAAGCAGAATTATTTAAGATTAATAAAATTGGGGATATGAATGTGTTTGAGTTTTTACCAACTTTATTTAAGGATTTGTTTTTAAACGAGCAAGTGGATATTCGTGTGATTTATAAGAAAAAAGAGAATATTCTAGCTATTCCAAAAAAGGCTGTTATTTTTAAAAATCAAAAAAACTATATTTATTTGATTGATAAGAATAATTTGGTTAAAGAAAAGGAAGTGTTTATTGGGATGGATAATGGAGAGAAGATTGAAATTTTTGGAATGGATATTGGAGAAGGAATGGAAATTATTGGGAATCCTGATGATAAAATTGGGAATAATGTGATTGTGGAACGAAGGAATATTAAGGATGAGGAAATTGAAAAGAAGAAAAAGTTGGAAAGGTTAGAGCGGGAAAATGAAAAGCTGGGGAATAGAATGAATGAGAATGAGAGAGAGATTATCAGACTGAAGAGAAAATAA
- a CDS encoding molecular chaperone, with product MRLFYEEELRRKSYYEMYQIAIEEHLVNVHVETPTREELISLLMKYRGIKENYCIDKYNKNGLVNVQELFDNKLGERIHHENKIRVPHKIILYKELYLMREDNYKIEIPENVSSANVFLINANNYLCGIFQLEKDLNSRNKYFLISKKEFFRVETLRNNKFSFLFFKENDLKFIHKFYNLKEDEMMPLYPYQMDYYKVEIENFVVKNLETTNTPLCIDFGTVNTAVGAYLDKNYVKDLPTNDILNGNVVIDAINYVKFDDGERRYCEIFPTLVYVDDCSDANNIKYSFGYDVVRKLERNDYIVNGSIFYSLKRWVHEHNKLEKINDEFGNILYVKRKDIIKAYLKYVVNRAEYMFKCKFKKIHASSPVKLKEQFLTMFQEIFMVENKFNKNQNSEISEKNIISSEKNYEYEIIRENAMDEAIAVLYNTIEIQIRKGRYKENEEYSALIIDCGGGTTDLAACKYVIRKDRISYYLDIRTSFENGDENFGGNDLTYRIMQFLKIVLGAKYSEDRVVSINDLIKYDNDMIYKVIDDSGVEKIFENLNLEYEKYENVIPTKYSQFENKMSEEYQKIRNNFYMLWEAAENLKKEFFTSDGRLRTRFDVPRNYEKRNDIHITQLKSWKIHIYKNGIFTTITDYPRHIFTIKEIEKIVKADIYGMLRKFLNTYYKEGLLFEYSLIKLSGQSTKISTFQEVLKEFVPGKMIEYKELSHRDDYELKLNCLDGAIKYLDYKRFGHIDVEIVNEVPLVPYSVWVEKYDGGKVEMIQTSRKADILIGQIDKKISAEELKIYVYTAEGELKKEMIYKNEDNYEEMDAQEILPEFTNIISQNDTDTIQNNTVRFFIYTDLNNWGFFVVPIQRKSDQLYLGRKEYFPYEDNLSENSYFDGNH from the coding sequence ATGAGATTATTTTATGAAGAGGAATTGCGAAGAAAATCTTATTATGAGATGTATCAGATTGCAATTGAGGAACATTTGGTAAATGTACATGTGGAAACGCCCACAAGAGAGGAGCTTATCTCACTTTTGATGAAATATAGAGGGATCAAGGAAAATTACTGTATTGACAAGTATAATAAAAACGGGCTTGTGAATGTTCAGGAACTTTTTGATAATAAACTTGGCGAGAGAATTCATCATGAGAATAAGATACGGGTGCCACACAAGATTATTTTATACAAGGAGCTTTATTTGATGAGGGAAGACAATTATAAAATTGAGATTCCTGAAAATGTGAGCAGTGCAAATGTTTTTCTTATAAATGCAAATAACTACTTGTGTGGGATTTTCCAGCTGGAAAAGGATTTAAATAGCAGAAATAAGTATTTTCTGATTAGTAAAAAGGAATTTTTTAGAGTCGAAACACTGAGAAATAATAAATTTTCATTTTTGTTCTTTAAAGAAAATGACTTAAAATTTATTCATAAGTTTTATAATTTGAAGGAAGACGAAATGATGCCGCTTTATCCATACCAGATGGATTATTATAAAGTTGAAATTGAAAATTTTGTTGTGAAAAATCTGGAAACTACGAATACACCGCTTTGTATTGATTTTGGGACAGTAAATACGGCTGTGGGGGCATATTTAGATAAAAATTATGTGAAGGACTTGCCTACTAATGATATTTTGAATGGAAATGTCGTGATAGATGCTATAAATTATGTAAAATTTGATGATGGCGAGAGACGTTACTGTGAGATTTTTCCAACGTTAGTTTATGTTGATGATTGCAGTGATGCTAATAATATTAAGTATTCATTTGGGTATGATGTGGTAAGAAAGCTGGAGAGAAATGACTATATTGTCAATGGCTCGATTTTTTACAGCTTGAAAAGGTGGGTTCATGAGCATAATAAACTTGAGAAAATTAATGATGAGTTTGGAAATATTTTGTATGTGAAAAGAAAGGATATAATAAAGGCGTATTTGAAATATGTCGTGAATCGTGCTGAATACATGTTTAAATGCAAATTTAAAAAAATTCATGCTTCAAGCCCTGTAAAATTAAAGGAGCAGTTTTTGACGATGTTTCAAGAAATTTTTATGGTGGAAAATAAATTTAATAAAAATCAGAATTCTGAAATTTCTGAAAAAAATATAATTTCAAGCGAGAAAAATTATGAATATGAGATTATTCGTGAAAATGCGATGGATGAAGCGATTGCAGTGCTGTATAATACAATTGAGATACAGATAAGGAAGGGGAGATATAAGGAAAACGAGGAATATAGTGCTTTAATTATTGATTGTGGTGGCGGAACGACAGATTTGGCGGCTTGTAAGTATGTGATTAGAAAGGATAGGATTTCATATTATCTGGATATAAGAACGAGCTTTGAAAATGGGGATGAGAATTTTGGTGGAAATGACTTGACTTACAGGATTATGCAATTTTTGAAAATTGTGCTTGGGGCAAAGTATTCTGAAGATAGGGTTGTTTCTATTAATGATTTGATAAAATATGACAATGATATGATTTACAAGGTAATTGATGACAGCGGTGTTGAGAAAATCTTTGAAAATCTGAATTTGGAATATGAAAAGTATGAAAATGTGATTCCTACAAAATATTCGCAGTTTGAGAATAAAATGAGTGAAGAATATCAAAAAATACGGAATAACTTTTATATGTTATGGGAAGCCGCTGAAAATCTTAAAAAAGAATTTTTTACATCCGATGGAAGACTGCGGACACGTTTTGATGTGCCTAGAAATTATGAAAAACGGAATGATATTCATATAACGCAGTTAAAAAGCTGGAAAATTCATATTTATAAAAATGGAATATTTACCACAATAACAGATTATCCAAGACATATTTTTACTATAAAAGAAATTGAAAAAATCGTAAAAGCTGATATTTACGGAATGCTTAGAAAATTTTTGAATACGTATTATAAGGAAGGGCTGCTTTTTGAATATTCATTAATAAAATTAAGTGGGCAGTCAACGAAAATCAGTACATTTCAGGAAGTACTAAAGGAATTTGTGCCGGGAAAGATGATTGAATACAAGGAACTGAGCCATCGTGATGATTACGAGCTAAAACTGAACTGTCTGGATGGAGCTATAAAATATCTGGATTATAAGCGTTTTGGGCATATAGATGTGGAAATTGTGAATGAGGTTCCGCTTGTACCGTATTCTGTGTGGGTGGAAAAATACGATGGGGGAAAAGTGGAAATGATACAGACTTCACGAAAGGCTGATATTCTGATTGGACAAATTGACAAAAAGATTTCTGCTGAAGAACTAAAAATTTATGTTTATACTGCAGAAGGCGAATTGAAAAAAGAAATGATTTATAAAAATGAGGATAATTATGAAGAAATGGATGCACAGGAAATTTTGCCTGAGTTTACAAATATCATTTCTCAAAATGATACCGATACAATTCAAAATAACACAGTAAGATTTTTTATTTATACGGATTTGAACAACTGGGGATTTTTTGTCGTTCCAATTCAAAGGAAATCGGATCAGCTTTATCTTGGACGAAAGGAATATTTTCCTTATGAAGATAATTTAAGTGAAAATTCCTATTTTGATGGAAACCACTAA
- a CDS encoding serine/threonine protein kinase, translated as MDFLSKGTILNGKYKILNYVAKSDFSNIYMCEDRQGEKVIIKECYPSEIVMRNGKEVFTEKYKKDFENLKESFWKEKCILEKFLKKSKRRKRKFVDDVVKFLDFFSENGTNYIVTEYFRGVTLKKYILENRIKNGKMRINHILEIFFKIAEVVCKIHKKGIIHCDLKPSNILIDIRGNIRIIDFGASLKKKEKVEFVKVSDGYSPIEIYSEKVEIDERTDVYSLAALLYFMLCDMKVDGAIKRFYKAELEFDREVILRFEKIEKFKEVEEVIKKGLEFDRQKRFGSVREMIEKLRKIFA; from the coding sequence ATGGATTTTTTATCAAAGGGAACAATATTGAATGGGAAGTATAAAATTTTAAATTATGTAGCTAAAAGTGATTTTTCCAATATTTATATGTGTGAAGATAGACAAGGAGAAAAAGTAATTATTAAGGAATGTTATCCTTCAGAAATTGTTATGAGAAATGGAAAAGAGGTTTTCACTGAAAAGTATAAGAAGGATTTTGAAAATTTGAAAGAAAGTTTTTGGAAAGAAAAATGTATTTTGGAGAAATTTTTGAAAAAATCTAAAAGAAGAAAACGGAAATTTGTGGATGATGTTGTTAAATTTTTAGATTTTTTTAGTGAAAATGGGACAAATTATATTGTTACTGAATATTTTCGTGGAGTTACCTTGAAAAAATATATTTTAGAAAATCGGATAAAAAATGGAAAAATGAGGATAAATCATATTTTGGAAATATTTTTTAAAATTGCAGAAGTAGTTTGTAAAATTCATAAAAAGGGAATTATTCATTGTGATTTGAAGCCTTCTAATATTTTGATTGATATTAGGGGAAATATTAGGATTATTGATTTTGGAGCGAGCTTGAAAAAGAAGGAAAAGGTTGAGTTTGTTAAGGTTTCAGATGGGTATTCGCCGATTGAGATTTATTCAGAGAAAGTAGAGATTGATGAAAGAACGGATGTTTATTCGCTTGCTGCACTTTTATATTTTATGCTTTGTGACATGAAAGTGGATGGGGCAATTAAGAGATTTTATAAGGCGGAACTCGAGTTTGATAGAGAGGTTATTTTGAGATTTGAGAAGATTGAGAAATTTAAGGAAGTGGAAGAAGTTATAAAAAAGGGGCTGGAGTTTGACAGGCAGAAAAGGTTTGGAAGTGTTAGGGAAATGATTGAAAAATTGAGAAAAATTTTTGCTTAA